AGTATAAGGTAAACATTTGCCCATGTATTCTCTGTATTTAGTTCCAAATGGCCACAACAATTTTTGAGCATGCAAGCATGGATGTCTAACTTTCTGTATCTGTTCACATATCAGTACACTTGCAGATTTTGCAAATGTTTGGGCCAGTTCTGATGAATGATAGTGAACAGTTTATAGTTTTTTTCCCATTTGAATTTTAGTTTAAATGGGTGTTTTTATTCAGGGGAAGTGTACAGCAAGGGCATATGCAGACGATTTTTTATTAAATCTCATATCATAAGACCCAACTCATACTGATAGCTGTTATGATTATCTCATGAATCTAATTAGTTTAGTTGCATGATTTTCTAGGACAGACTGCGTGCGTCCATTTGCGCCAGAGCTGGAGCATGTTTGTGGGAGGCCATTAGGACTGAAGTTTGATAAGAAAAGCGGAGATCTATACATTGCTGATGCCTACCTTGGCCTAAAAGTAGTAGGACCTGCCGGGGGTTTGGCCACCCAAGTGGTGACAGAAGCTGAAGGTCAGCCCTTTCACTTCACCAATGACATGGACAtcagtgaagatgaagatgtgaTTTACTTCACTGATTCTAGCACAATCTTTCAGAGAAGGTTAGTTCATTACAAAAGGATACCTTCCTTATGTTGTCAAGCGTGTCTGCATCTTGTTAATAAATTGTCCTTATAACAGACTATGTCTTGTTTGGAAtagcttatttgagtttatcttatagcataagcaCTTACACAAGTCTTTGGGAGAGCTTTTGTAAGTAGTTTATTACCTACCTATAGGCTGCTCAGATAAACTTATGAAAAAGTGCTtatattttgagcttattttatataattttctcAAACTACCTTATGAATAAGCCCTTATTTCcataagggtttagggtttaattaagctgtttaccCTAAGAATACATTGTCCTTCAGTGtataaaatgaaattgaaaaataattctTGCATCTTGTTAACTCAAGTATTTCCCTGTTAAGATCATAATTTTGGAAGGTTCAACCATGTGGTGCAGAGGGAAATTTCTCACAAATTATCAATTACTTGTTCAAGTCAAATCATAACTGAGATGTAGCTTGTTTGAATTGTTGGCGAGTACACAATCCAAAGCACAGTAACTCCAGAAGCTACATTTTGTAGCTTCTCCGTAGAAGTGATTATGAAACTTTCTACCACAGAACCAAACATGCTTATACTGTGTTTGCTGTTCTGCATGATAATCTTTTTGTCATTTGTATCTGACTATCTGGTAACACTATGAGGACTAACTTCTAGAAGATGCCTATAAAACTAACATAAGTACTATCAGAAGATTTTCTATTTGCAGAGAATTTTTAATCTAAAAGTCGGTCACTTTTGATTGCAGGCAGTTTATGCTCGTACTCCTTAGCAAAGATAAGACTGGCCGGTTAATGAAATATAACAAGCTAACGAAAGAAGTAACTGTCCTATTACGCGACCTTGCTTTTCCCAATGGTGTTGCTTTAAGCAGAGATGGTTCATTTCTTCTGGTAGCAGAAACCACTACTTGCAAGATCCTGAGGCTTTGGCTTGGTGGACCTAATGCTGGCCAAGTGGATACTTTTGCTGTTCTTCCAGGTTTTCCAGACAATGTAAGAAGAAATTCCAAAGGGCAGTTCTGGGTAGCTTTGCATGCGAAAGCAACTCCTTTCGCGAAATGGATTTCTTCATTTCCATGGCTGGGTAATGCATTGCCGAAGGTTGGATTTAACTTCAAGCAGTTGCACACATCATTTGCTGGGTGGAAGCCTCATGCCACTGCTATAAAGCTAAGTGATAAAGGAGAGATATTAGAAGTCTtggaagattgtgaaggaaagacCTTAAAGTTCATCAGTGAAGTGGAAGAAAGAGATGGGAAACTTTGGATTGCATCAGTGTTAATGCCTTTTATTGGCATTTATAAGGTATGAGAGTGTGTATTTGAGTTACcttttcaaattaaataagATGTAGTCATTTATATATGCCGATTATGTAGATTATGAATTGCATTGAGTGACTGATGAGGCTAGTTGCTCATTTACATGGACTCTGTTCATTCTCATAAAATATTTTGTCAGGCAGAACTATTCATAGTGTGTGCAGGATTGGTAAAACAACAGCAAGAACCTTTTTAATTAGTCCATGGGCAGGGTTATTATATGTATCGAATTACATTTTAATATCACGAATGTATTGACGTATTCCTAGTAAATTTCCTTCTTGTGCACCACCATATGTGTGATGCAACTCAATGTGCTTTGACTTTCCAAGAAAAAACTGGGTTCTTGGACATTACTATTGCAGATTAATTATCAGTTTATCACCTAAAGTAGGAGTAGGATCTTCAACCTTTTTCTGAAAAACATCCTTAAAATATTCATTTCTATTCAAAAATCTATACCATTCCACTTGTGTTGTTCAAGTCGAGAACATCTATATCATGGTAGCTAGCTCTCCCAGGAGTACATAACAAGAAAATGCTTAATTACCTGCAAAACTTTACTAGGCTGTTGCAAAATCTCGTTGGCTGTCAAAacatgttttgaaaaaaaaaagaaagtgcTACCGATGGTCAATGTTGTTGGTTATTTGCTGGGAAGTAATTTTTTTAGCGGGATTAATTACCACTGACGACCAAGGCTGAGGGTAACTTGGCGGGCATAAAAAACTTTGGCCATCCGTTTCTGGCGGTACAGTCGGCAACTTGGTGGTCTTTTGAAATTTGTCGTGTGTTATAGAAGGCTTTGACCGTTGGTAGActataattattttgaaaaaaactcGTCGGTAACCTCTAAAGAGGTCTTGACTACTACTGAACCTTTTACTCACGCTTCCTTCAACTTCTTCTTTTCCTAATGTTTGTATAAATTATGAATAACGATAGTTTGGTCACAAAAATACTCCTTTTGTTGCTGATAACATTGTCACCTTTATGGATGAAACTTTCATGAAGATGATATTTTCATTTGTAGCATTAAGAGTTTTTTTTCGTGTATACCAAATTAATTAACGAGGAAATAGTTGTGTTGTGGGTATGTTAACGATGGTTTGAAGCGTCGGTAATACCAACCGCCTAATCCATTGGTAATTACCAGTGGTTTTTATAAGCAATCGGAAACAATTACTGACAAGGCCAGTTCCTCTAGTTTTTTGGCCTTTGATAAATTAGCATTACTAATAGTTTTCCCTGATATCGTCGGTAATCACTATTTTTCTTGTAGTGGTAGTTTTTCTATTAACAAGACTCGAACTCGGGATGTTACTTATATGAATTTTATGGGGCCCATCTAATGTGCACAATTTTAAAATTGGTGCAATTTCGGACCACTTATTTTAACCTGCTATTTTTGGTTGAAGGTGAAAGGTGACCTATCGAAGAGCAGCAGCGAGCCCAGCGGTGACAGAGACCACTATAGCGTAGGAGAGCACAACTTCAAGACATGTTTTCCTTCCAAAACCCCACTACCAGGAGAAAAACATTGTTGAGTCCTGGGTACGACAGAAGATGGTGATGTATCTTGGCGGCGTAGgcaagggggaggaggaggatttggGATCTCAGCACGATGGGGGCGAGGGAGACAAGGCGGCAACAAAGGGTTGGATGAGGATAAATGTATGTGTTGCCGTTGGAAATGTGATCACCACCATTGTTGTGTTTCTTCTTGTAGGTAACAAGTCGATGACATCGTCGATGGCAACTCTAGCAACCATGGAGGAGATTATTTTTGGTAAAAGAAGATTCCTACATCGGTGCAACCATGGAGCTAGCTCGTGCCTCTCTCTTTTGCTTGGAATTAGTGTTTTTGAGGTGAAGATTTTGGGGGTCTGAGAAGAAGGGAAGGGTGATAGAAAAAAAGGAGACGAGGGACGAGGTGGGGGCGGTCACCTAAGCGCGCTAATAGGCACAACCTAATGGTGGTGGCGGCTTTGGTGGAAGGAAAAAGTGCAGGTTGGTGGCAGATTCAACGAGAAGGAAGGGGGTTGAAAGATAGAGGTGATGACTAACTAACTTACTATAGCATGTAAGATTTTAGTTTCCTAAGGTATCCCACTAGCCAGCCATAGTCGTGTCGTGAGACTAATCTCCTCGACGTTTAGAGATTACATTAAGTTGATGGACTTTTTTCAGCAAATTTTTCTCTATACACAACGCCTAAATATCGAACCCTAGACTAAATGCATCATGAAATTGATGCTTCAGAATTACACCCAATTTTACGTTTTTTTAAAAAGCACACCTATTTTTAGTTGTTTAATTTAGGTGAATCTATAGAATTTtttatcttctatttttttctccACACTTTAATAGCTTAATATAGTGTTGGTGGGCTAAAAAATTTCTAATTTTGCAAGTTACAATATTGGTGGGCCATAAAGTTAGTATTGACTAGGTAGGTTACAAGTTAAAGCCTAGAAAGAATCCCAAATATTAATTTGTTTGGTAGGTACGAAACAAGACAAATTTTGGTACAAGTAGTCGTTTGAGAATTCTCACCACTCTTCCCTTTCACCGTCTTCCATACACGATGAGGTCACACTCACAGCTGCACCTCACCGCTTTCGTGACGGTTCTTGTGACTGCTTGGTTTGCATGCAACCGCAGCTTTGAATCATCCGATAATGACTCAGCAGCATCCTTCGGGGCTACCGAGGTTTGGCAATACGAAGCTGTTCCGATTGAAAGCGGCGCCGTCGGACCAGAGAGCTTCGCCTTCGGTCCCGGCGGTGAAGGCCCTTACACCGGCGTTTCTGACGGCCAAATCATCAAGTGGCACCATCCCCAGAAACGGTGGCTTAGCTTCGCTGTCACTTCTTCAAACAGGTTAACACGTTCATCTTTTTTTCTTGATAAATGCAGTTTTCACAAACTCTTCATGTAAATTACACTTAGATTAATCATTATGTATTCATTCAATTGCACAAATCTCAACCACATAAACACCTCATTTTAGTATAAAATACCTGTAAAATTAGAGTTTTAAAAATACTCTGAATTGCTGAACAAGTTTCAACAGCTAGCATAGGTAACCGAATTCCTTAAACATTTAGTTGAGGTTTCGTTTCGTAAGTGGTGTATAATGTGACCTCTTGGTAATACCAAAAAAACATCTGGACTTTGATGAATGACTTAACCGCAGTGCACTCTCTGCATGCAGTTACTTTTTCAAGTACAGGAATAATCTGTTTCCTCGATCGTTTACTTTCTATATGTGATATATATCTGCATTTGAGTTGTACTGTTGGAGTGCAAAGGAGAATAGAGGATGAGTGAGATTAGCTTTTTCTGGTCCAAATCATTCCAGCCGCAGGAAGTAAGAAAAGGAAATGGTTGGTTGCAAGCGATTTGGGCAATTTTTAGATTTAGAAGCAAAACAGTTATACCAGTCCTTAATTTCCTTTGTTGGCATCCTTATGTTGATGGGGATTGTTAATTGGTTGAGAACACTTGGTTTGGTTTTTACTGCATGTTTAAAAATTGCTTCCCTCCCACTATGTGTTATTGTCGTTTTCTAATGAGTTTCCAAACATACAATTTAGACTTGAAAAGACGGTCATCGAGTTAAGGACTCAATACTTATAATCAGTGGCGGAACCAGAAATTTTAGGAAGTCTAGGCAAATTTTTAAACCGCAAATTCACACGCCACAATATATAAATAGTTATAAACCCAAATAAAAAAGACTCGtcattttactaaaaaaaaaatatagctaATTTTGGTTCCATTTCATTAGACAAtacaagataaaaaaaagaCACGTTCAAAAATACAATACAAgacaagaaaaaacaaatataatgaaatcaaattagtTTTAGATCATAGTTGGCAGTTGCCTCATGCTTTTAGTTTTAGAATCAAATTAAAAGCACTAAAAGACAGCACTaataaataaatacaataaGATCAAATGATCAATAATGCACACATGTTTTTAACGGGGAAGAGAACCACCTCTACCTGCACCCACAGACCCACTCACAATAAAGAGCAATTAAAAGTAGTCACATTCCAATTTTCATAGCTAGTAGCCCACATTCCAATTCAAGTCTTGAGTCTCTCACCCATAAAGGCTATCCACATTCCAATAATTCAATCTCCAAAGGCTGATAGCTACATTTTTCCAATTCACTTCTCACTCTTCTCATTCCCAATTTCTCAATCTTATAAACAATTTTCCTTTTCTACTCTATCCATTCCCAACCCTTTTACTCTATGTCTCTATCCATTCCCAATTTCTCTCCACCTTCTACAGTTCTACTCTAGTCTCTATGTTTCTATCCATTCCAATTTCTCTCCACCTTCTACTCTATCCATTCGACTATTCCCAATTTCTGCCCCTGTTCTCAATTTAATCTCCAACTCACTCTATGTCTCTATGTCTCTACTATATCAATTCCGATTTCTCTCCACCTTCTACTACTCTATGTCTCTATCCAATTTCTGCCCCTGTTCTCAATTTAATTTCCACCGCTTCACTCCCTCTGTCCCTCACCTCACCCACCGTCCCACCGCTTCACCCACTCATGACTCACCCACGGTTCTCACTTCTCACCCACCCACCGCCTCACTCCCACACCTCAACCACAGCCACAACTTCAGCGACACACAAACACAACCCAACCCTCTTCCCTTACAAATCACAGATTCACAGAGTCAAAGATTTTTTACCTctcagagagaaagagagcaAGCAATGAAGCAATCAATGGAGTGAAGAGCAGCAATCGATCAACAGAGTTTACAGAGCCATGAAGAGTGAAGAGCAGCAGCAATCATCGATgattagggatttagggttctTTTCCCCCTTTCTTTTTCTGAAGTGTACTAGTTTAGGATTAGGTCCTTgtattttttccttctttcagATTTTGCCtaatttcacatttttttagGCCCAAAAACCTACCTGGtccaaagaatttttttttttggcggAGCCCAGGCAAAGGCCCTAGCACGCCAGGTGGTAGTTCCGCCTCTGCTTATAATTGTCTTAATGTATAGCATTTCTGCTTAAAGAAGGTCTTTTGAGAAATGACTctgattttagaatcaattatgtaAGAATTTCTAAATTAATACTTAGTTCCCTTAAAAGAGTTCTTTTTGTATAGTAACTTTTTATAGAATCATGTCAAAATGTAAAATTTTATAGAATACCAGTTATTGTATTACTCTAAGTATGTTTGTATAAGAGTTGAGTTGGATGTGAAAATCATTTCATCCAAATCTAACTCTTTTGTTCggttaaaaaaatagtttttgtaCATTAAAATGTGTGCTAATTTAGGTTGAAACTAGGGTTGTCCAGAAATGTTTGGCCCGACCGAAACCGACCGGCCCGCGACCAAAAACAGGCCCACTCGGTTCGGGAGGGTCAGATGGCGGGTTGAGGGAGGGAAAAAACCGGCTCCATATGAGTTGGATCGGTCGGTTACGGTTTGGAGCCCAGTCCGACTGAACCGACCGAacctaatataaaaaaaaaattacaaacggCCCAAGTGAAGCAATGGCCCAAAGACCCAAACCCAAAAATTTAACCCTAGCtcctctctctcttcagtcttcacttcttcttcttctctcaaccCTAACTCCTCTTCtctcgccgccaccacccttctcctcttcttcttctctccaaacccTAACTCCTCGCCGCCGCcagccaccacccttctccagTTTTTCTCATCCTCTGCTCCGCCACACCCTTCTCCTCATGACCTCATCCTtcttgccgccaccacccttctccagTTCTCTTCATCCTcaacgccgccaccacccttctcctcttctcttctccttttcttcttctctccaaacccTAGCTCCTCACTGttgccaccacccttctcctcttcttcttcttctctccaaacccTAGCTCCTCACCACCGCCTCCACTCTTCTCCTCATGACCTGCGCCGACATCCTCTGTGCCGCCACCACCCTAGCCACTCCACCACTGCATTTGCATAGCTTCTTGCCTTCTTCTCTGGTCCGAGATAGcttgttcatcttcattttGCCTCAATCGATTCTGATATCGCAAGATGAAGTGAACATGCTATTTCGCATGAGATAAGCAATTGAAAAATTGTTCTTGACTTCTTGGTAAGTTGGTAATGGTATATCCAGATCTGATCTATGTTGtttttggttaatttttttgatgaaattgaatgaaattACTCAAATTAGGGTTCTTTGCTCTTCATCTTTCTATTCTCTGCAAAACCCGGTGGAACCGACCCGCCCCGCCCGTTACCCGACCAACCCgaaaccgatccaaaccgacACATCTCATGGTCGGTTACGGGCCCAATTTTATATCATGCGGGTTCGGTCGGTGGAGCTTTTTGGGCCCGAAACCGACCGAACCCGATCGGTGGACAGGCCTAGTTGAAACTATTCGAAAGTATATAGAAACACTGGATGGGGAAGGGAAGACACACGGTTGGGTCAACTTGAATTGGTATATGGTTTTCCTCCTTTAATGGACCTGATCATCTGACATGCAATATATTGGTTCTATGTAAGCGAAATAAAGCCAGAAGTAACATCTGTTGCTGAAAGTGACGACAGAGTCATAAATACCTGGGCAAGCATCAAGTACCAACTCTGCAAGCTTCTCAGATACATTGGATTCAGTGGTTTTTTTTTCACCTGATTCAGTGTTGCTCTCGTTTTTACTCTATAGATAGTCACTAACCTTAATTGCATAATGCATATGCATATATTAATTTTTGGTACATAATAGCAAGCCAAATAAATTATTGAACTCAAATAGCCAAGTATAATTTGAATTGTTTTATATGGTctggattgtttttttttttttttttttgataaagtgGAGGGCCTAGGCCCAGGAAAACAGAAGGAAAGCTAGACTAGCCTGGGGACAGATGTCCCCATTACATCATCATTAAGCAGAGGAAACAAAAAAGGTGGGGCATCTTCACTATTGTTTTATATACAATAATGTCAGGGGATTCATATAGACTCACTATTGTTATGGATTGTTGTTATTGGACTTTTAGGGaatcaaatttgaaaatattagaCATTTCTGCAAAACATAGACGTTATCACGTTACCTTACCAATGGCATATCTTAATGTGATAGAAAGATGATaaggttgtttaatgttttGGCAGAGATGACAAGTGTGGGGGACCATATGAAGAGCATCCCAAGAGAGAACACATCTGTGGCCGTCCACTTGGACTGTGCTTCAACATGCAATCTGGCGAGCTTTACGTTGCTGATGCTTACATGGgccttgttgttgttgagcCCAATGGGGGCACTGCTACAAAAATTACATCACATGTAGATGGTGAGCCCTTGGCATTCACAAACAGTTTGGATATTGATCAACGAACTGGAGTTGTTTACTTCACCAGCAGCAGTTCAAAATATGAAAGGAGGTAACATAACATCCACTCATTTTAAGCATCTTTTACAATCCTTAGTCCCAATTTGAGCCTCAAATATAGTGTAAATatagtgtgtttggtttcatgtttggaATCTTGAATTGATTCTCATTGATAAGAATTACTTTTAGGTGGTGAAATAGATGTTTGACAATCGATTGTGCCAAATTCACAATGGACATAAGCAATATTATTTTAGTCTTAAAATTAATTCTGCGGAAAAACTCAAGAGTAGTTTTTCTCAGTGGACATAACCAATTGTGAGATTTCATAACTAAATTTCAAATATCAAATCAATAACTTTTTTCCATAACATATCCTAATAgaactcactttttttttttgaaaatgaaatgtatattaTTGAGAATGATGCCTGAGCCAAAATTGTGACCCAAGACTAGAGGAAGTACAAGATGTCCAAGAAACACCATTACAATAGCAAAGGTGCAACAGAACTCACTTTTATCATCATCAACTTTGCCAAAATCAAATTCTATCCAAAATCAATAAAATTGTAGTTACAATGTTTCAAGACCGATCCTGTAGACAAATTTAAAAGCATTACTATTTTGTTTGAAGACGTTGTTACAGAGAATTCCTAAGCTGCACTTTCAGCTTCTACAGCAGTGAAATAACAAGTGTATAAAAGTTTtgatcaatttaatttttttataaatgtaaGCTATTTAATATTAGAATTAAGACACAAACAACTGCAAAGAATATGATTGTAGATGTTCTACATTGTGTTACAAAGGTAAGTGTGAAAAGCCACAAGGCATCATGGTAACTTTTTAAGAAAGAAAATGTGATTGAATGTGATAAGGGATAAAACCAAACATAACCTTAATCATATTTATTTGTTCAATTTGTGCTCTGTACCAAACAGTGTTTGCCCAATCTTGATCATTACATGAACATTCAAACGACTGTGCATTAGTTATTATCCATGTGCGACCTATTATAATGCAAATGTGCACATGAGCATGAGAGCAAATAACTTTATTCTGCTTTTCAATATCAGAATCACTTTTTTCCATGTTAAAGGGAATTTTCAATCAAGGACCTCTTgaattttacataaaaaatgGGTCAAAGCAACTGATTCcaatattctttttctttttcttttggtcttCCATGATCATCAAGATTGATGCATTTATTTCCGATATACAATAATGTCTGTCACCTGAAAATGCAGGAACTACGTGTCTCTGATCCTAAGCGGAGAGAAAACAGGGAAGTTAATGAAATATGAACCACAAAGCCAACAAGTTAGTGTTCTTCTAAGCAATCTCACATTTGCAAATGGGGTAGCACTCAGCAAAGATGGTGACTACATTCTAATAGTAGAAACCACCAACTGCAGAGTACTTAAGTATTGGCTTGAAACACCAAAAGCAGGAACATTAGAAGTCTTTGCTGATCTACCAGGTTTCCCAGACAACATAAAAAGAAGTCTAAGAGGGGGATTTTGGGTGGGAATTTACTCAAGAAGGGAAAAACTTATACAATGGATTCTATCTTATCCATGGGTTGGGAAAGCTCTGCTATGGCTTCCTTTGGACATCACAAAAGCTTATTCTTATTTGGCTAAGGTGAAAGGGAGTACTGGATTGGCAATTAGGCTCAGTGAGCAGGGTGATGTTTTGGAAATTTTTGAAGATAGAAGTAGGAATAGAGGGAGGTCTATTAGTGAAGTGGAGGAAAGAGATGGAGTGTTGTGGGTGGGATCCATAAATGGGCCCTTTGCTGCTAAGTATAAAACTGTTGCAAGTGTTGTGGATCACGATCCTCTTGGGTGAAAATTTTCTCATGTTTGCTCATGTTGAAATTTGtgtttatctctctcttcatataTATTGAATATGTGTGAGACTAAAACgcattaaatatttataaaaagagaaataaacatAGTGTATATTATCACATGACATAAGATATCATAGTTCAGACGGTCGCACAAAGGTAAGGTAAAAGGATTTAAGACACTTTTCAATAGTTGACAACTACACTAATAGATGATAACCAATGAGTGTGGAaactataattaataaataatagcCAATGAGTGC
This is a stretch of genomic DNA from Lotus japonicus ecotype B-129 chromosome 1, LjGifu_v1.2. It encodes these proteins:
- the LOC130730107 gene encoding protein STRICTOSIDINE SYNTHASE-LIKE 10 — its product is MSSRLIVVAAVLALLAILFTFFNPQTLFAPPPVPGSKDHLHAAQVLHVTGAVGPESLVFDSRGEGPYTGVADGRILKWEGEERGWTEFAVTSSNRTDCVRPFAPELEHVCGRPLGLKFDKKSGDLYIADAYLGLKVVGPAGGLATQVVTEAEGQPFHFTNDMDISEDEDVIYFTDSSTIFQRRQFMLVLLSKDKTGRLMKYNKLTKEVTVLLRDLAFPNGVALSRDGSFLLVAETTTCKILRLWLGGPNAGQVDTFAVLPGFPDNVRRNSKGQFWVALHAKATPFAKWISSFPWLGNALPKVGFNFKQLHTSFAGWKPHATAIKLSDKGEILEVLEDCEGKTLKFISEVEERDGKLWIASVLMPFIGIYKV
- the LOC130730108 gene encoding protein STRICTOSIDINE SYNTHASE-LIKE 2-like, with amino-acid sequence MRSHSQLHLTAFVTVLVTAWFACNRSFESSDNDSAASFGATEVWQYEAVPIESGAVGPESFAFGPGGEGPYTGVSDGQIIKWHHPQKRWLSFAVTSSNRDDKCGGPYEEHPKREHICGRPLGLCFNMQSGELYVADAYMGLVVVEPNGGTATKITSHVDGEPLAFTNSLDIDQRTGVVYFTSSSSKYERRNYVSLILSGEKTGKLMKYEPQSQQVSVLLSNLTFANGVALSKDGDYILIVETTNCRVLKYWLETPKAGTLEVFADLPGFPDNIKRSLRGGFWVGIYSRREKLIQWILSYPWVGKALLWLPLDITKAYSYLAKVKGSTGLAIRLSEQGDVLEIFEDRSRNRGRSISEVEERDGVLWVGSINGPFAAKYKTVASVVDHDPLG